The following are encoded together in the Saliniramus fredricksonii genome:
- a CDS encoding ABC transporter permease — MSVAQRDHPGALRRRFPVMGAETLILSALGLYVVVLCIWPLARLLATVFADGAAEGIAFIGEVWSGRAARRATWNTLEASFLATIVSVLLGAATALIVALTDLRYKALLVFLLLLPLLIPPQISALAWLAMIGPQSPLWLIPGLEAVRPERNPLLGRDGIVLVMGLEHAPMVFLAVRAALRSLPADLIDAARAAGSRPMGALMRVILPLMLPAMTAGAALAFVSAIGNFGVPALLGIPGRYPMLSTLIYQRLSGFGPGALPEVASLALILAGMAVIGIAAQTLILRRHAAAVDRVGAMHGGFALGRWFWPVTMAVWALMLLIAVMPLVSLAASALVPSVGMRLTWQTLTFDNLIYVVTGLGSAQRAFVNSLFLAGTAAVITICICAPLAWLMVARRSRVAQWLNVAADAPYVLPGIVLSIAVILVLLPPLPILGISLYNTIWILLFAYLARFLALALRPVVAAMAQIDRAGEEAAQMAGARPVRRLRTIILPLLAPALGAGAILVFLGAFSELTVSALLWSRGSETVGVVIFSLYDEGNSTAAAAVSVWVLAIILGLALTVTALGRRLPEGVLPWRM, encoded by the coding sequence ATGTCGGTCGCGCAGCGGGATCATCCGGGCGCGCTCCGGCGCCGCTTTCCCGTCATGGGGGCCGAGACGCTGATTCTGTCGGCGCTCGGCCTCTATGTCGTGGTGCTCTGCATCTGGCCGCTCGCCCGCCTGCTCGCTACCGTCTTCGCCGATGGCGCGGCGGAGGGCATTGCCTTCATCGGTGAGGTCTGGTCGGGGCGCGCAGCCCGGCGTGCGACCTGGAACACGCTCGAGGCGAGCTTTCTCGCCACCATCGTCTCCGTCCTGCTCGGCGCCGCCACGGCGCTGATCGTGGCGCTGACGGATCTGCGCTACAAGGCGCTACTCGTCTTTCTGCTGCTCCTGCCGCTTCTGATCCCCCCGCAGATCTCGGCATTGGCCTGGCTCGCGATGATCGGACCCCAGAGCCCCCTCTGGCTGATACCGGGGCTCGAAGCGGTTCGTCCGGAGCGTAATCCGTTATTGGGGCGCGATGGGATCGTTCTGGTGATGGGGCTCGAACACGCACCCATGGTCTTCCTCGCGGTGCGCGCGGCGCTGCGTTCGCTGCCTGCCGATCTGATCGATGCGGCGCGCGCTGCGGGCTCACGTCCGATGGGTGCATTGATGCGGGTGATCCTGCCGCTGATGTTGCCCGCGATGACCGCCGGCGCGGCGCTCGCCTTCGTCTCGGCGATCGGGAATTTCGGTGTTCCGGCCCTGCTCGGCATACCGGGGCGTTATCCGATGCTCTCCACGCTGATCTATCAGCGGCTGTCGGGATTCGGCCCGGGCGCCCTGCCGGAAGTTGCCTCGCTCGCCCTTATTCTCGCCGGGATGGCGGTGATCGGCATCGCGGCCCAGACGCTGATCCTGCGCCGCCATGCTGCCGCCGTGGACCGGGTCGGCGCGATGCACGGCGGTTTCGCCCTGGGGCGCTGGTTCTGGCCTGTGACAATGGCCGTCTGGGCGCTGATGCTGCTGATTGCCGTGATGCCGCTGGTCTCGCTCGCCGCCTCGGCGCTGGTGCCGTCTGTGGGGATGCGCCTGACCTGGCAGACGCTGACCTTCGATAATCTGATCTATGTGGTGACGGGGCTGGGCAGCGCGCAGCGCGCCTTCGTCAACAGTCTCTTCCTCGCCGGCACTGCTGCGGTGATCACCATCTGCATCTGTGCGCCACTGGCCTGGCTGATGGTGGCGCGGCGTTCGCGCGTGGCGCAATGGTTGAACGTCGCGGCGGATGCGCCCTATGTCCTGCCGGGTATTGTTCTTTCGATCGCGGTGATTCTCGTGCTGCTGCCTCCTTTGCCGATTCTCGGGATCAGCCTCTACAATACCATCTGGATCCTGCTCTTCGCCTATCTTGCGCGTTTCCTTGCGCTTGCGCTGCGCCCGGTCGTCGCCGCCATGGCACAGATCGATCGGGCTGGCGAGGAAGCCGCGCAGATGGCGGGGGCGCGGCCCGTCCGCCGGCTGCGCACGATCATTCTGCCGCTGCTCGCCCCGGCGCTCGGAGCGGGTGCGATCCTGGTCTTTCTTGGCGCGTTCTCCGAGCTGACCGTCTCGGCGCTGCTCTGGTCGCGGGGCTCGGAGACGGTGGGCGTCGTGATCTTCAGCCTGTATGACGAGGGGAATTCGACCGCTGCCGCTGCAGTATCGGTCTGGGTGCTCGCGATCATACTCGGGCTCGCCCTCACCGTGACGGCCCTGGGGCGACGTCTGCCGGAAGGAGTTTTGCCATGGCGCATGTGA
- a CDS encoding S49 family peptidase: MREERNLSSLTDRIAAILPGAVVGRKPTIPVVRLNGAIGISVGLRPGLSLASVAPLLERAFSYPRASAVAIAINSPGGSPVQSQLIHTRIRALADEKKIPVFAFCEDAAASGGYLIACAADEIFADASSIVGSIGVVSSGFGFHELISRYGIERRLYTTGEAKAILDPFQPEKAEDVARLRKLQERVFDAFKQLVRDRRGARLPQDLDHELFSGAFWAGEDAKALGLIDEIGDMRSVLRARFGKKLRLRPIQAQRPGLIAQFMRQPPGAGEMRSLIDPREALATLEERALWSRLGL, from the coding sequence ATGCGAGAGGAGCGGAATTTGTCGAGTCTGACGGATCGTATCGCGGCCATCCTTCCCGGAGCGGTCGTCGGTCGCAAACCCACGATTCCGGTGGTGCGGCTGAACGGGGCGATCGGCATATCGGTCGGGCTGCGTCCGGGTTTGTCGCTGGCGAGCGTGGCGCCATTGCTGGAGCGCGCCTTCAGCTACCCGCGCGCCTCGGCGGTAGCGATCGCGATCAACTCGCCCGGCGGCTCGCCGGTCCAGTCGCAACTGATCCACACCCGCATCCGGGCCCTGGCCGACGAGAAGAAGATCCCGGTCTTCGCCTTCTGCGAGGATGCCGCAGCCTCAGGCGGTTATCTGATTGCCTGCGCCGCTGATGAAATCTTTGCCGATGCCTCCTCGATCGTGGGTTCCATCGGCGTGGTTTCCTCAGGCTTCGGTTTCCACGAACTGATCAGCCGCTACGGTATCGAGCGCCGGCTTTACACCACGGGTGAAGCCAAGGCGATCCTCGACCCGTTCCAGCCGGAGAAGGCGGAAGATGTCGCGCGGCTGCGCAAATTGCAGGAGCGCGTCTTCGACGCCTTCAAGCAGCTCGTGCGCGACCGCCGGGGCGCCAGGCTGCCGCAGGATCTCGATCACGAGCTCTTCTCGGGCGCCTTCTGGGCGGGGGAGGACGCGAAAGCGCTCGGGCTGATCGACGAGATCGGCGACATGCGCAGCGTCCTGCGCGCGCGTTTCGGCAAGAAGCTGCGGCTGCGCCCGATTCAGGCGCAGCGCCCCGGACTGATCGCGCAATTCATGCGCCAGCCCCCTGGCGCCGGCGAAATGCGCAGCCTGATCGATCCGCGCGAGGCGCTCGCGACGCTCGAAGAACGCGCCCTGTGGTCGCGGCTGGGCTTGTAG
- the hisF gene encoding imidazole glycerol phosphate synthase subunit HisF, producing MLKTRLIPCLDVKDGRVVKGVQFVDLRDAGDPVECAMAYDAAGADELCFLDITASHEDRGILLDVVSRTAAACFMPLTVGGGVRSIEDIRALLLAGADKVSIMTAAVKDRDFVRRAAEKFGVQCIVVAIDAKRVSAPGEPPRWEIFTHGGRNPTGIDAITYAREVADLGAGELLVTSMDRDGTKSGYDLELMRTICDSVSVPVVASGGVGTLDHLVEGVRDGGANAVLAASIFHFGEYSIGEAKRAMADSGLPVRLDV from the coding sequence ATGCTGAAGACCCGTCTGATTCCCTGCCTCGACGTCAAGGACGGTCGTGTCGTCAAGGGCGTTCAATTCGTGGATCTGCGCGATGCCGGCGATCCGGTGGAATGCGCCATGGCCTATGACGCCGCCGGGGCAGATGAATTGTGCTTCCTCGACATCACCGCGAGCCACGAAGATCGCGGCATCCTGCTCGATGTCGTCAGCCGCACGGCTGCAGCCTGCTTCATGCCGCTCACCGTGGGCGGGGGTGTGCGCAGTATCGAGGATATCCGCGCGCTGCTGCTGGCGGGGGCCGACAAGGTCTCGATCATGACGGCGGCGGTGAAGGACCGCGATTTCGTGCGCCGCGCCGCCGAGAAATTCGGCGTGCAATGCATCGTCGTCGCCATCGACGCCAAGCGTGTCTCCGCGCCCGGTGAACCGCCCCGCTGGGAAATCTTTACCCATGGCGGGCGCAATCCCACCGGGATCGATGCGATCACCTATGCCCGCGAGGTCGCCGATCTCGGCGCCGGCGAGCTGCTCGTCACCTCGATGGATCGCGACGGCACCAAATCCGGCTACGATCTGGAACTGATGCGCACGATCTGCGATTCCGTCTCTGTGCCGGTCGTTGCCTCGGGCGGCGTCGGCACGCTCGATCATCTGGTCGAGGGCGTGCGCGATGGTGGCGCCAATGCGGTCCTCGCCGCCTCGATCTTCCATTTCGGCGAATACTCGATCGGCGAGGCCAAGCGCGCCATGGCCGATTCCGGCCTGCCGGTGCGGCTTGATGTCTGA
- a CDS encoding phosphoribosyl-ATP diphosphatase: MSGFTLADLAVIVTARAEASPEESYTARLAADPARAAKKFGEEAVEAVIAAVENDPKALIAESADVLYHLMALLAARDVSLDAVMAELERRTAQSGLAEKASRGPAA; encoded by the coding sequence GTGAGCGGTTTCACCCTCGCCGATCTCGCCGTGATCGTCACTGCGCGCGCCGAAGCCTCGCCCGAGGAATCCTACACCGCCCGGCTCGCCGCCGATCCCGCCCGCGCGGCGAAGAAATTCGGCGAGGAGGCGGTGGAAGCGGTGATTGCAGCGGTGGAGAATGATCCGAAAGCACTGATCGCCGAAAGCGCCGATGTGCTCTATCATCTGATGGCATTGCTGGCGGCACGCGATGTGTCGCTTGATGCGGTGATGGCGGAGTTGGAGCGGCGCACGGCGCAATCGGGCCTCGCCGAGAAAGCCTCGCGCGGCCCAGCCGCCTGA
- the coaA gene encoding type I pantothenate kinase, translating into MNVNLAREIGERSDDAALSPYRTFTREEWAGLRADQPMTLSGDEVMQLQSLNDPISLEEVIAIYLPLSRLLSLYVAATQGLFRATQRFLMAENERKSPYIIGVAGSVAVGKSTTARVLKALLARWPNTPKVDLLTTDGFLLPNAELQRQGLMERKGFPESYDTGKLLRFLNAIKAGRAAVKAPLYSHLVYDVVPGEEVVIDRPDILIVEGLNVLQPARMPRDGKAIPFVSDFFDFSIFLDADEADLHRWYIDRFLRLRHTAFRDPKSYFHKYAELEEAEAVAIADGLWSRINLVNLHENVLPTRQRASLILRKGESHRIEEVALRRL; encoded by the coding sequence ATGAACGTCAACCTGGCCCGGGAAATCGGCGAACGCAGTGACGACGCGGCCCTCTCGCCCTATCGCACCTTCACGCGCGAGGAATGGGCGGGATTGCGCGCCGATCAGCCGATGACGCTCTCGGGCGATGAGGTCATGCAGCTGCAATCGCTCAACGATCCGATCTCGCTCGAGGAAGTCATCGCGATCTATCTGCCGCTCTCGCGCCTGCTCTCGCTTTATGTTGCGGCGACGCAGGGGCTGTTTCGCGCCACGCAACGCTTCCTGATGGCCGAGAACGAGCGCAAATCCCCCTATATCATCGGCGTCGCCGGCTCCGTCGCCGTCGGCAAGTCGACCACGGCGCGCGTGCTCAAGGCGCTGCTGGCGCGCTGGCCGAATACGCCCAAGGTCGATCTCCTCACGACCGACGGTTTTCTTCTGCCCAATGCCGAGCTGCAACGCCAGGGGCTGATGGAGCGCAAGGGCTTTCCCGAGAGCTATGATACCGGCAAGCTCCTGCGCTTCCTCAACGCCATCAAGGCCGGACGCGCCGCCGTCAAGGCACCACTTTACTCGCATCTGGTCTACGATGTCGTGCCCGGCGAGGAGGTCGTGATCGACCGGCCCGACATCCTCATCGTCGAAGGCCTCAACGTGCTCCAGCCGGCACGCATGCCGCGCGACGGCAAGGCGATTCCGTTCGTTTCGGATTTCTTCGATTTCTCGATCTTCCTCGATGCCGACGAGGCGGATCTGCATCGCTGGTATATCGATCGCTTCCTGCGGCTGCGCCACACGGCCTTCCGCGACCCGAAATCCTATTTCCACAAATATGCGGAACTCGAAGAGGCAGAGGCCGTCGCCATAGCGGATGGATTGTGGAGCCGGATCAACCTCGTCAACCTGCATGAAAACGTGCTCCCCACCCGTCAGCGCGCGAGCCTGATCCTGCGCAAGGGCGAAAGCCACCGCATCGAGGAAGTGGCCCTGCGGCGTCTGTGA
- a CDS encoding ABC transporter substrate-binding protein: MTNDRVTFKRAAMIAATLGFMFSAGSAHAQSGDLVIYTSTPTEQMDELVARFNETYPDVNVEYFRSGTTEVINRLQAEFAADAPQPDVLLIADTVVMSQLKADERLMAYADAPIAGTDAALHDSDMTFFSTKLITTGFMVNTDNVAEPVTSWADLADEAIAGRLMMPSPLYSGAALIHVGTVTNLDGFGWDFYEALADGGAVAGRGNGGVLDAVARGEMDYGVIVDFMPLNAKADGSPVDFIFPDEGVTAVTEPVAILSTANNVEAAQAFVDWQLSEEGQRFHVEQGYLPLREGIAPPDVFPAMDAVNVITIDPALLMEQTEEIKRRFADLFGG; encoded by the coding sequence ATGACGAATGACCGCGTGACCTTCAAGCGCGCCGCGATGATCGCCGCGACGCTCGGTTTCATGTTTTCTGCCGGCTCCGCTCATGCTCAGAGCGGCGATCTGGTGATCTACACCTCGACTCCGACCGAGCAGATGGACGAACTCGTCGCGCGGTTCAACGAGACCTATCCCGACGTTAATGTGGAATATTTCCGCTCCGGGACGACCGAGGTGATCAACCGCCTGCAGGCGGAGTTCGCCGCTGACGCGCCGCAGCCGGACGTGCTGCTGATCGCCGATACCGTGGTGATGAGCCAGCTCAAGGCTGATGAGCGCCTCATGGCTTATGCGGATGCCCCGATCGCGGGTACTGATGCCGCCCTGCACGATTCCGACATGACATTCTTCTCCACGAAGCTGATCACCACCGGCTTCATGGTCAATACCGACAACGTGGCAGAGCCCGTCACCTCTTGGGCGGATCTCGCGGATGAAGCCATTGCCGGGCGTCTGATGATGCCGAGCCCGCTCTATTCCGGCGCTGCCCTGATCCATGTCGGCACCGTAACCAATCTCGATGGTTTCGGTTGGGACTTCTACGAAGCGCTGGCTGATGGCGGTGCCGTGGCCGGGCGTGGCAATGGTGGCGTGCTCGATGCGGTCGCACGCGGTGAAATGGATTACGGCGTGATTGTCGATTTCATGCCGCTCAACGCGAAAGCCGATGGTTCGCCGGTCGATTTCATCTTCCCCGACGAGGGCGTGACGGCGGTCACCGAGCCGGTCGCCATCCTTTCTACTGCGAACAATGTCGAGGCTGCGCAGGCCTTCGTCGACTGGCAGCTCTCCGAAGAAGGTCAGCGTTTCCATGTCGAGCAGGGCTACCTGCCTCTGCGTGAGGGGATCGCGCCCCCGGATGTGTTTCCGGCCATGGATGCGGTGAACGTCATCACGATCGACCCGGCCCTGCTGATGGAGCAGACCGAGGAGATCAAGCGCCGCTTCGCTGACCTGTTCGGCGGCTGA
- a CDS encoding ABC transporter ATP-binding protein, translated as MAHVSLRNVTRIAAGRRIVDDVSLDIADGSCQALLGPSGCGKTTLLRLLAGFDALDGGEIRFDDDVVARPGRQLEPEDRRVGMVFQSYALWPHLDVAGNVDYALRVRKVARAERRRRVEEALDIVGLPGFAERKVQNLSGGQRQRVALARCLAMRPRLVLLDEPLANLDAHLRETMIDAFRAFHAASGATMIYVTHDQAEAMALADRIAVMDQGRLRQVDTPVRLYDAPCDAMVARFIGQGQLVPVEVLAPPVSGWARVRLYGCETLLRCDARTASGAATACLRPDALAIAEPEAAPAGVPAHIRDVRFEGASRLVRIAPEAAPQAQLVLRARGAVPAVGALVHVTVGDGWILPKAENGAIAIPQAQAAE; from the coding sequence ATGGCGCATGTGAGCCTGCGCAACGTCACCCGCATCGCTGCGGGGCGGCGCATCGTCGATGACGTGTCGCTCGATATCGCCGATGGCAGCTGCCAGGCGCTGCTCGGCCCCTCGGGTTGTGGCAAGACCACGCTTTTGCGCCTGCTCGCGGGGTTCGACGCCCTCGATGGCGGTGAGATCCGTTTTGACGACGATGTGGTCGCGCGCCCGGGGCGCCAGCTCGAACCGGAGGATCGGCGGGTCGGCATGGTGTTTCAATCCTATGCCCTGTGGCCGCATCTCGATGTGGCCGGCAATGTCGATTACGCCCTGCGCGTGCGCAAGGTCGCCCGGGCGGAGCGGCGCAGGCGCGTCGAGGAGGCGCTGGACATTGTCGGGCTGCCCGGTTTCGCCGAACGCAAGGTGCAGAACCTGTCGGGCGGTCAGCGTCAGCGTGTTGCGCTTGCGCGCTGCCTCGCCATGCGCCCGCGCCTCGTTCTGCTCGACGAGCCGCTGGCCAATCTCGATGCGCATCTGCGCGAGACCATGATCGACGCGTTCCGCGCCTTCCATGCGGCGAGCGGCGCGACGATGATTTACGTCACGCATGATCAGGCCGAGGCGATGGCGCTGGCCGACCGAATCGCGGTGATGGATCAGGGGCGCTTGCGGCAGGTGGATACGCCGGTACGGCTCTACGATGCCCCCTGCGATGCCATGGTGGCGCGCTTCATCGGGCAGGGGCAGCTCGTGCCCGTGGAGGTGCTGGCGCCGCCCGTCTCGGGGTGGGCGCGGGTGCGGCTCTACGGTTGCGAGACCCTCCTGCGCTGTGATGCGCGCACGGCCAGCGGGGCGGCGACGGCCTGTCTGCGCCCGGATGCACTCGCCATCGCCGAGCCGGAAGCGGCGCCGGCGGGCGTGCCGGCGCATATCCGCGACGTGCGCTTCGAGGGCGCTTCACGGCTGGTGCGGATCGCACCGGAAGCAGCGCCGCAGGCCCAGCTTGTGCTGCGCGCACGCGGGGCCGTTCCCGCTGTGGGGGCATTGGTGCATGTCACGGTCGGTGACGGCTGGATCCTGCCAAAGGCGGAAAACGGGGCGATTGCAATCCCGCAGGCGCAGGCGGCGGAGTAG
- a CDS encoding polyamine ABC transporter substrate-binding protein, which yields MLRTLLTTTIACTALALPLTLAISASDAARAQDAVVNVYNWSDYVDPATLEAFTEETGIRVVYDTYDTNEIVETRLLAGRSGYDIVVPTGPYIERLIQAGALATLDQDQLSNLDNVWPEIAERTAIYDPGNAHSVIYMWGTTGIGVNRDMVRERLGEDAPLDTWSLVFDPEIAAQLSDCGIYIVDAADDMFPSALNYLGLPHDSRDPGEIDQAAELLSQMSQNVRRFHASEYINALANGDICVAVGYSGDILQARDRAEEAGSGIDIAYFVPREGAVMWFDSFAIPADAPNPENAHAFIDFMLRPEIAAANVNYVAYASGVLPAKPMIDEAILNDPGIYPDDETMDGLLITTAHDARTQRLITRAWTRIKTGR from the coding sequence ATGCTGCGCACCCTTCTCACCACCACAATCGCCTGCACGGCGCTTGCCCTGCCCCTGACCCTCGCGATCAGCGCAAGCGACGCCGCGCGGGCGCAGGATGCGGTCGTGAATGTCTATAACTGGTCGGATTACGTCGATCCCGCCACGCTTGAAGCCTTCACGGAAGAAACGGGCATCCGCGTGGTCTATGATACGTATGACACCAACGAGATCGTCGAGACCCGCCTGCTCGCCGGGCGTTCCGGTTACGACATCGTCGTGCCGACGGGCCCCTATATCGAGCGGTTGATCCAGGCCGGCGCATTGGCCACGCTCGATCAGGACCAGCTTTCCAATCTCGACAATGTCTGGCCCGAAATCGCCGAGCGCACCGCGATCTATGATCCCGGCAACGCGCATTCGGTGATCTACATGTGGGGCACCACCGGTATCGGCGTGAATCGCGACATGGTTCGCGAACGCCTCGGCGAGGATGCGCCGCTCGATACGTGGTCGCTCGTCTTCGATCCCGAGATCGCTGCGCAGCTGTCCGATTGCGGCATCTATATCGTCGATGCCGCTGACGACATGTTCCCCTCCGCGCTCAACTATCTCGGCCTGCCGCACGATTCGCGCGATCCCGGCGAGATCGACCAAGCTGCGGAACTGCTCTCGCAGATGAGCCAGAATGTGCGCCGCTTCCACGCTTCAGAATACATCAACGCCCTCGCCAATGGCGATATCTGCGTCGCGGTAGGCTATTCCGGCGACATCCTGCAGGCGCGTGACCGGGCCGAGGAAGCCGGCTCGGGAATCGATATCGCCTATTTCGTGCCGCGTGAAGGCGCGGTGATGTGGTTCGATTCCTTCGCCATCCCCGCCGATGCCCCCAATCCGGAAAACGCCCATGCCTTCATCGATTTCATGCTGCGCCCCGAGATCGCGGCGGCGAACGTCAACTACGTCGCCTATGCGTCCGGCGTGCTGCCGGCCAAGCCGATGATCGACGAGGCGATCCTGAACGATCCCGGGATCTACCCCGATGACGAGACCATGGACGGCCTGCTGATTACAACGGCTCATGATGCGCGCACGCAGCGCCTGATCACCCGCGCCTGGACACGGATCAAGACGGGGCGCTGA